The following are encoded together in the Candidatus Eisenbacteria bacterium genome:
- a CDS encoding nucleotide sugar dehydrogenase produces the protein MTLKERIETKRARVGVIGLGYVGLPLAVEFAKAGFTVVGIDTDREKVEAIHAGRSYVGDVSSEDLARAVNGGAFTATTAYDAIAELDSVNICVPTPLRKTGDPDISYIHAAVHEIQSRLKPGMLVILESTTYPGTTEEVILPILSAEGLEVGKDFYLAFSPERVDPGNKRFLTRNIPKVVGGVTPACTELAMSLYRACLEQVIPVSSTKVAEMVKLLENTFRSVNIGLVNEIALMSRELGVNVWEVIDAAATKPFGFMPFYPGPGLGGHCIPIDPFYLSWKARQYGFEARFIELAGQINGYMPRFVVDRIADALNGREKSLRGSRILALGVTYKPDIDDIRESPAIDVIEQLKKKGALVEACDHHLRPADRDLVGCPIREYSLEALREADCAVILTNHSDFDYKTILKESAEIVDTRNALKGFSSKKIHLL, from the coding sequence ATGACCTTGAAAGAACGAATCGAAACGAAACGGGCGCGGGTCGGCGTGATCGGACTCGGCTACGTGGGACTCCCACTGGCCGTGGAGTTCGCCAAAGCGGGTTTCACCGTCGTCGGGATCGACACGGACCGGGAGAAGGTCGAAGCGATTCACGCCGGACGAAGCTACGTGGGCGATGTGTCGTCGGAGGATCTGGCGCGCGCCGTGAATGGCGGGGCCTTCACGGCCACCACCGCCTACGACGCGATCGCCGAGCTGGACAGCGTGAACATCTGCGTCCCCACGCCGCTCCGCAAGACGGGAGACCCCGATATCTCCTACATCCACGCCGCGGTCCATGAAATCCAGTCCCGTCTGAAACCGGGCATGTTGGTCATTCTGGAAAGCACCACCTACCCGGGCACCACCGAGGAAGTGATTCTTCCGATCCTCTCCGCCGAGGGTCTCGAGGTGGGGAAGGATTTCTATCTCGCCTTTTCGCCGGAGCGGGTCGATCCGGGCAACAAGCGTTTTCTGACCCGCAACATCCCCAAAGTGGTGGGGGGGGTGACGCCGGCCTGCACCGAACTCGCCATGAGCCTGTACCGCGCCTGCCTGGAGCAGGTCATCCCCGTCTCCTCCACCAAGGTGGCGGAGATGGTGAAGCTGCTGGAAAACACCTTCCGCAGCGTCAACATCGGCCTGGTGAACGAGATCGCGCTCATGAGCCGCGAGTTGGGCGTCAACGTCTGGGAAGTGATCGACGCGGCGGCCACCAAGCCCTTCGGCTTCATGCCTTTTTATCCGGGCCCCGGCCTGGGCGGCCACTGCATCCCCATCGATCCCTTCTACCTCAGCTGGAAGGCGCGCCAATACGGTTTCGAAGCGCGCTTCATCGAGTTGGCGGGGCAGATCAACGGCTACATGCCCCGCTTCGTGGTCGACAGGATCGCGGACGCGCTGAACGGGAGGGAAAAGAGCCTCCGGGGATCGCGGATTCTGGCGTTGGGCGTCACCTACAAGCCGGACATAGACGACATCCGGGAGTCGCCGGCGATCGATGTGATCGAACAGCTGAAGAAAAAGGGCGCCTTGGTCGAAGCGTGCGATCATCATCTGCGCCCCGCCGACCGGGATCTGGTCGGCTGTCCGATTCGGGAGTATTCCTTGGAAGCCCTCCGCGAGGCGGACTGCGCGGTGATTCTCACCAACCACTCCGATTTCGATTACAAGACGATCCTCAAGGAGAGCGCCGAAATTGTCGATACGAGGAATGCGCTGAAAGGCTTCTCTTCGAAGAAGATACACCTCCTCTAG
- a CDS encoding TIGR00725 family protein translates to MQIGIIGAGSCDAATAGKAEKVGRLIAERGAVLVCGGMGGVMEAAARGAREGGGIAVGVLPTADPDEGNPYLTVRIATGFGQGRNVLIPRSCHGVIAVAGGYGTLSEIALTRKLGVPLVGIDTWDPDGSFPVVSEPEEAVKLLWKQMGE, encoded by the coding sequence ATGCAGATCGGCATCATCGGCGCAGGCAGCTGCGACGCCGCGACGGCCGGGAAGGCGGAGAAAGTGGGGCGACTCATCGCGGAACGCGGGGCCGTTCTTGTCTGCGGCGGAATGGGAGGAGTGATGGAAGCGGCCGCGAGGGGCGCCCGCGAGGGGGGAGGGATCGCCGTCGGCGTGCTCCCCACCGCGGATCCGGATGAAGGCAATCCTTATCTGACGGTGCGGATCGCCACCGGTTTCGGCCAGGGGAGAAACGTGCTGATCCCCCGCTCCTGCCACGGGGTGATCGCGGTGGCGGGCGGTTACGGCACCCTTTCCGAAATCGCCCTGACCAGAAAACTGGGGGTGCCCCTGGTCGGAATCGACACATGGGATCCGGACGGTTCATTCCCGGTCGTTTCCGAACCGGAGGAGGCGGTGAAGCTCCTGTGGAAGCAGATGGGAGAGTGA
- a CDS encoding adenine phosphoribosyltransferase, with amino-acid sequence MNWKERLRVIRDFPKPGIGFIDITTLLGDPVAFEEAVEAMTEPLRSRGVDKVVCIESRGFLFGAPMALRLGAGLVPLRKPGKLPAKILREEYSLEYGVDSIEMHADALREGERVVIVDDLLATGGTAAAAARLVERAGGRVEAMLFLVELAFLNGREKLNGREILSIVRYDTEA; translated from the coding sequence ATGAATTGGAAAGAGCGACTTCGGGTGATCCGGGATTTCCCCAAACCGGGGATCGGTTTCATCGACATCACGACTCTGCTCGGCGATCCGGTCGCCTTCGAAGAAGCGGTGGAGGCGATGACCGAACCGCTCCGATCGCGCGGGGTGGACAAGGTGGTTTGCATCGAGTCACGGGGGTTCCTTTTCGGCGCGCCCATGGCTCTCCGGCTCGGGGCGGGCTTGGTGCCCCTCCGCAAGCCGGGAAAGCTCCCGGCGAAGATTCTTCGGGAGGAGTACTCCCTCGAGTACGGCGTCGATTCGATCGAAATGCACGCCGACGCCCTCCGCGAGGGGGAGCGTGTGGTGATCGTGGACGACCTGCTCGCCACGGGGGGAACCGCCGCCGCCGCCGCCCGGCTCGTCGAAAGGGCGGGGGGGCGCGTGGAGGCGATGCTCTTCCTGGTGGAACTCGCCTTCCTGAACGGGCGGGAAAAATTAAACGGGCGCGAGATCCTCTCGATCGTCCGTTACGACACAGAGGCTTGA
- a CDS encoding sigma-70 family RNA polymerase sigma factor has product MNREPREKMSDRGRHLIREGRKRGYIRSEEIDELVSSGNLTDDDLESVLQAAEEIRIPIREAEEEKREPRNADEASPLRIYLDEIGKIPRITPEEEVELSRRIRAGDEEARRKMILANLRLVVTIARHYWSRGHSFLDLIEEGNLGLIRAVDKYDGDKGYRFSTYGAWWIRQSISRAIANRSRVIRIPIYIVQLVSRFEQTRRRFHQENDREPTAVETAEMMNIPEKRARMLSRLIESIRALDSVASIETMQRIVRQIPERSESNPYELVELQLEHERLNRLLQRLSSREESILRIRFGFDDGNPKSLAETGETFGLSRERIRQIEKRALAKLRRLLDLT; this is encoded by the coding sequence ATGAACCGGGAACCGCGGGAGAAAATGTCGGACCGGGGCCGCCATCTGATCCGGGAGGGCCGGAAAAGAGGGTATATCCGATCCGAAGAGATCGATGAGTTGGTCTCCTCCGGAAACCTGACCGATGACGATCTGGAATCCGTCCTGCAAGCAGCGGAGGAAATCCGTATCCCGATCCGGGAGGCCGAAGAGGAGAAACGGGAACCCAGAAACGCGGACGAGGCGTCTCCCCTCAGAATCTACCTGGACGAGATCGGGAAGATTCCCCGGATCACCCCGGAGGAGGAGGTGGAGCTCTCCCGGAGGATACGCGCCGGCGACGAGGAAGCCCGCAGGAAGATGATCCTCGCCAACCTCCGGTTGGTGGTCACCATCGCCCGGCACTACTGGAGCCGCGGTCATTCCTTCCTCGACCTGATCGAGGAGGGAAACCTGGGATTGATCCGGGCGGTCGATAAATACGACGGAGATAAAGGTTATCGATTCAGCACCTACGGCGCGTGGTGGATTCGCCAGTCCATCTCCCGGGCGATAGCCAACCGGAGCCGCGTGATTCGGATCCCCATCTACATCGTCCAACTCGTGAGCCGCTTCGAACAGACGCGGCGCCGCTTCCACCAGGAAAACGATCGTGAGCCGACCGCGGTGGAAACGGCGGAGATGATGAACATCCCGGAGAAGCGGGCCCGCATGCTCTCCCGGTTGATCGAAAGCATCCGCGCCCTCGACTCGGTGGCGAGCATCGAAACGATGCAACGGATCGTGAGGCAGATTCCCGAACGTTCCGAGTCGAACCCCTACGAGCTGGTGGAGCTCCAGCTCGAGCACGAGCGCCTCAACCGGCTCCTGCAACGCCTCTCCTCGCGGGAAGAGTCGATCCTCCGGATCCGCTTCGGCTTTGACGACGGCAACCCCAAGTCGCTGGCGGAGACCGGCGAAACCTTCGGTCTCAGCCGGGAGAGGATCCGCCAGATCGAGAAACGCGCCCTCGCCAAGCTGCGCCGCCTTTTAGACTTGACCTGA
- a CDS encoding SDR family oxidoreductase, translated as MNDVMVTGGAGFIGSHLARRLAERGDRVRVLDNFSTGKRDNLADITDRVEVIEGDLRDLETVRRAARGVRWILHQGALASVPRSLADPVACNDVNVGGTLNVLIAAKEESVDRVVFASSSSVYGNSEKSPKHEDDPTDPLSPYAVSKRVGEMYGGVFHGLFGVPFTAIRYFNVFGPYQDEKSAYAAVIPIFIRSLLAGERPTIFGDGTQSRDFTFISNVVDANLLALERPDAVGRILNVACGGSYDLNHLVTVLNRLLGTDHEPVYEEPRAGDVKHSRADIERARRLLGYEPKAGFEEGLERTLDWYRRKIAAEEESFSTGRGKNRSE; from the coding sequence ATGAATGACGTAATGGTCACCGGCGGAGCCGGTTTCATCGGATCCCATCTCGCGAGGCGGCTGGCCGAGCGGGGGGATCGGGTCCGGGTTCTGGACAACTTCTCAACGGGAAAAAGGGACAACCTGGCGGACATCACCGACCGGGTGGAGGTGATCGAGGGGGACCTGCGGGACCTGGAAACGGTTCGCCGCGCCGCCCGGGGGGTCCGCTGGATCCTGCACCAGGGAGCGCTGGCTTCGGTCCCCCGTTCCCTGGCCGATCCCGTCGCCTGCAACGACGTGAACGTCGGTGGGACTCTCAACGTTCTGATCGCCGCGAAAGAGGAGAGCGTGGACCGCGTGGTTTTCGCCTCCTCGTCGTCGGTTTACGGGAACTCGGAGAAATCGCCGAAACACGAGGACGACCCCACGGACCCGCTCTCCCCCTACGCGGTCAGCAAGAGGGTGGGGGAGATGTACGGCGGAGTGTTCCACGGGCTTTTCGGCGTCCCCTTCACGGCGATTCGCTATTTCAACGTCTTCGGTCCCTACCAAGACGAGAAATCGGCTTACGCCGCGGTGATCCCGATCTTCATCCGCTCTCTTCTGGCGGGGGAAAGGCCGACCATCTTCGGCGACGGGACGCAATCCCGGGATTTCACATTCATCTCGAACGTGGTGGACGCCAATCTACTCGCCCTGGAGCGTCCGGACGCGGTCGGCCGGATCCTCAACGTCGCATGCGGCGGAAGCTACGACCTGAACCATCTCGTGACGGTCCTGAATCGTCTGCTCGGGACGGATCACGAACCGGTCTACGAAGAGCCCCGCGCCGGGGACGTGAAACACTCGCGGGCGGACATCGAGCGGGCGCGACGACTGCTCGGGTACGAGCCGAAGGCCGGCTTCGAGGAAGGATTGGAACGGACCCTGGATTGGTACAGGCGGAAGATCGCCGCCGAGGAAGAGAGCTTCTCCACCGGCCGGGGGAAAAACCGTTCGGAATAA
- a CDS encoding sigma-54-dependent Fis family transcriptional regulator, with the protein MRGSVLVVDDEAAIRLTFTRSLSSAGHRVYEAEDGAAAIRLFETKDPDLVLLDLKLPDCSGIELLDRFRSQRPDAMVVIVTSQTDVRYAVEAMRKGAFDYLAKPVNLEHLRILVDRVLSVQRTNSELDRFRRERAVELGEDFVLGEGSPMRSILETVRQVAESETTTVLIEGESGTGKELIAHRIHRLSSNAEGPFLDLNCASLPESLLESELFGHEKGAFTDAHAAKKGLFELADGGTLFLDEVGEMSGTIQAKLLRALERMIFRRVGGVEDIRVGARIVSATNRDLAEEVRRGRFREDLYYRLKVIPLRLPPLRERPEDVPVLAAHFLRLYGGRFRRSIRGFTPDAMDALRAYAWPGNIREMRNLIERTVLLGHEEWIDREALGLPAHGMEGAGGTLLQKLERVLDGRIPHEGYPLETELEAIERRVILRAAEAAEWNQTKTSRLLHMNRDKLRYRMKQYDLRREEPASS; encoded by the coding sequence GTGCGCGGTAGCGTTCTCGTCGTGGACGATGAAGCGGCGATCCGTCTCACCTTCACACGCTCCCTCTCCTCGGCGGGTCACCGCGTGTACGAGGCGGAGGACGGCGCCGCGGCGATCCGCCTCTTCGAGACAAAAGACCCCGATCTCGTCCTTCTCGACCTCAAGCTTCCGGACTGTTCCGGTATCGAGCTGCTCGATCGGTTCCGCTCGCAGCGCCCCGACGCGATGGTGGTGATCGTCACGTCCCAGACAGACGTCCGCTATGCCGTGGAGGCGATGCGGAAGGGCGCCTTCGACTATCTGGCCAAGCCGGTGAACCTGGAGCATCTCCGTATCCTGGTCGACCGCGTGCTCAGCGTTCAGAGAACGAACAGCGAGCTGGACCGCTTCCGGCGCGAGCGTGCGGTCGAGCTGGGCGAGGATTTCGTTCTGGGCGAGGGGAGCCCCATGCGGTCGATCCTGGAGACGGTCCGACAGGTGGCGGAAAGCGAGACCACCACCGTGCTCATCGAGGGGGAGAGCGGGACGGGGAAAGAATTGATCGCCCACAGGATCCACCGGCTGAGTTCCAACGCGGAAGGCCCTTTCCTGGACCTGAACTGCGCCTCCCTGCCGGAGTCGCTCCTGGAGAGCGAACTCTTCGGCCACGAGAAGGGCGCGTTCACGGACGCGCACGCCGCCAAGAAGGGGCTTTTCGAGCTGGCCGACGGAGGGACCCTGTTTCTTGACGAGGTGGGGGAGATGAGTGGTACGATCCAAGCCAAGCTCCTCCGGGCTCTCGAGCGGATGATCTTCCGACGGGTCGGTGGGGTGGAGGACATCCGGGTCGGCGCGAGGATCGTTTCCGCCACGAACCGGGACCTGGCCGAGGAGGTTCGGCGGGGACGATTCCGAGAGGATCTCTACTACCGTCTCAAGGTGATCCCCCTCCGGCTTCCGCCTCTGCGCGAGAGACCGGAGGACGTCCCGGTCCTTGCGGCGCACTTCCTCCGTCTCTACGGCGGTCGTTTCCGCCGGTCGATCCGCGGGTTCACTCCCGATGCGATGGACGCCCTCAGAGCGTACGCATGGCCGGGAAACATACGGGAGATGCGGAACCTGATCGAACGGACCGTTCTTCTCGGACACGAAGAATGGATCGACCGGGAAGCACTGGGCCTTCCGGCCCACGGAATGGAAGGGGCGGGGGGGACGCTCCTTCAAAAACTGGAGCGTGTGCTGGACGGCCGGATTCCCCACGAGGGGTATCCTCTGGAAACTGAACTGGAGGCGATCGAGCGCCGGGTCATTCTCCGTGCCGCGGAGGCCGCCGAATGGAACCAGACAAAAACATCCCGACTGCTGCACATGAATCGGGACAAGCTCCGCTATCGTATGAAACAGTACGATCTGCGGCGCGAAGAACCCGCCTCTTCCTAG
- a CDS encoding PAS domain-containing protein, with product MTPSSPSRTPADGARLPADLVDSLHVGVLLLDPSGRVERMNRTAERLLLCAGATRAAGVDFREFLPPESVVREAIEETFRDGRAVPNRVGPVSGARGARTVRCITSILRSAAGETEGVVCELQDVTSTTRLEEELHQLDRLATVGRFASTIAHEIRNPLTGIFAGIQFLEKTLPAETEEQRMTYQIVQEEVERLGRVVTDMLEAARPPKPKLIESDPNRLLEKVARLLAEDARRRRVRVVLAADDTLPRIRLDPDLISQVLLNLGRNAVEASPPGGSVTMETSVSVGAPTRGILPRSGTLPGMEFRVRDEGPGVPPDDRERIFEPFHTSKDGGTGLGLYISFQIMERHGGALWVRTGERGGAEFVARVPYLPVEEGSGGCGGETGAR from the coding sequence ATGACACCCAGTTCTCCATCACGAACCCCCGCGGATGGGGCGCGGCTCCCCGCGGACCTGGTGGACTCACTCCACGTGGGTGTCCTTCTTCTCGATCCCTCGGGCCGCGTGGAGCGGATGAACCGGACCGCCGAACGGCTGTTGCTCTGCGCGGGCGCGACGCGCGCCGCCGGCGTCGACTTTCGGGAGTTCCTCCCGCCGGAAAGCGTGGTGCGCGAGGCGATCGAGGAAACCTTCCGGGACGGGCGCGCCGTTCCGAATCGGGTCGGCCCCGTCTCCGGGGCGCGCGGCGCCCGAACGGTCCGCTGCATCACCTCGATCCTTCGCTCAGCCGCGGGGGAAACCGAGGGAGTGGTCTGCGAGCTGCAGGACGTGACCTCCACCACCCGCCTCGAGGAGGAACTCCACCAGCTGGACCGCCTCGCCACGGTGGGGCGCTTCGCCTCCACCATCGCCCACGAGATCCGCAATCCACTCACCGGTATATTCGCCGGCATCCAATTTTTGGAAAAGACACTTCCCGCCGAGACGGAAGAGCAGAGGATGACTTACCAGATCGTGCAGGAAGAGGTGGAACGGCTGGGCCGCGTCGTGACCGACATGCTCGAGGCGGCGCGGCCGCCGAAGCCGAAACTGATCGAGTCCGACCCCAACCGTCTATTGGAGAAGGTGGCGCGGCTGCTCGCGGAGGACGCACGCCGGCGAAGAGTCCGTGTCGTGCTCGCCGCCGACGACACGCTCCCGCGCATTCGGCTCGACCCGGATCTGATCAGTCAGGTCCTTCTCAATCTGGGCCGGAACGCGGTGGAGGCGAGCCCGCCGGGAGGGAGCGTCACGATGGAGACTTCCGTTTCCGTCGGCGCGCCGACCCGCGGGATCCTCCCCCGGAGCGGCACCCTGCCCGGTATGGAGTTCCGCGTTCGCGACGAAGGACCCGGGGTCCCCCCCGATGACCGGGAGAGGATCTTCGAGCCTTTCCACACATCGAAGGACGGGGGGACCGGCCTCGGTCTCTATATCTCCTTTCAGATCATGGAGCGGCACGGCGGCGCGCTCTGGGTCCGCACCGGTGAAAGGGGGGGGGCGGAGTTCGTCGCGCGCGTCCCTTATCTCCCGGTCGAAGAAGGGTCGGGCGGATGCGGGGGAGAGACCGGTGCGCGGTAG
- a CDS encoding GGDEF domain-containing protein, whose translation MNDRGHPLTDEVFMLLASLREHRGSRDRMLRHFLSEILARKGLMDATILLRLPGRRALLCRERRGVFACEERPAGTELPFGAEGRFDGSPPEWIAPKGESIHAFPLGEGISSHGLLLVGSEGDRLDTGVREDLVRLARFLAVGLDNVHLLDEARQESRLDPLTGLFNYKHLNEQLRLEIERARRFGSRLSILLADLDRFKDLNDRFGHPWGNEALKEVARLLADSTRSIDTAAKYGGDEFLLILPNTDRRGACRAAERLVKKMRGLRLPGVGDRFRLTLSVGVASFPEDGTDVRALIRAADEALYRAKGRGGDSVAA comes from the coding sequence ATGAACGACCGCGGCCATCCATTGACGGACGAGGTTTTCATGCTGCTCGCGTCCCTCCGCGAACACCGCGGCTCCCGGGACCGCATGCTCCGGCATTTCCTTTCGGAGATCCTCGCCCGAAAGGGTTTGATGGACGCGACGATCCTTCTCCGCCTGCCCGGCCGGCGGGCGCTCCTCTGCCGCGAACGTCGGGGCGTTTTCGCCTGCGAGGAACGACCCGCGGGGACGGAACTCCCTTTCGGAGCGGAGGGGCGATTCGACGGATCCCCTCCCGAATGGATCGCCCCGAAAGGTGAGAGTATCCACGCCTTCCCGTTGGGGGAGGGGATTTCGTCCCACGGCCTTCTGCTGGTCGGATCGGAAGGGGACCGTCTCGACACGGGCGTGAGGGAAGACCTCGTGCGGCTCGCCCGTTTCCTGGCGGTGGGCTTGGACAACGTCCACCTTCTCGACGAAGCGCGGCAGGAGAGCCGACTCGATCCCTTGACCGGTCTTTTTAACTACAAACATTTAAACGAACAGCTCCGCCTGGAGATCGAACGGGCGCGGCGGTTCGGGAGCCGTCTCTCCATCCTGTTGGCCGATCTGGACCGGTTCAAGGATCTGAACGACCGTTTCGGCCACCCTTGGGGGAACGAGGCGCTCAAGGAGGTCGCCCGCCTTCTCGCCGATTCCACACGATCCATCGACACGGCCGCCAAATACGGAGGCGACGAGTTTTTGCTCATCCTGCCGAACACGGACCGACGCGGCGCCTGTCGCGCCGCGGAGCGGCTGGTGAAAAAGATGCGGGGGCTGCGGCTGCCGGGAGTGGGGGACCGTTTCCGGCTCACCCTCTCGGTGGGAGTGGCTTCCTTTCCGGAGGACGGAACGGATGTCCGCGCGCTGATCCGAGCCGCCGACGAGGCGCTTTACCGCGCCAAGGGGCGGGGCGGCGACAGCGTGGCGGCCTGA
- a CDS encoding STAS domain-containing protein has protein sequence MKVQRRERDGVVVLDLSGKILGGNDSEDLKNEIDRAIDEGIPSLLINLGGVAWMNSSGLGILLSGFLRLKEKGGATKFLRVQPRVKEILVTTKLIQVLEVFDDEEEAIRSFAEGGSRSVPRP, from the coding sequence GTGAAGGTGCAGCGGCGCGAACGGGACGGCGTGGTCGTCCTCGATTTGAGCGGCAAGATCCTCGGCGGCAACGACTCGGAGGACCTCAAAAACGAGATCGACCGCGCGATCGACGAGGGGATCCCCTCGCTTCTGATCAACCTGGGGGGAGTGGCGTGGATGAACAGTTCCGGGCTGGGCATTCTGCTCTCCGGTTTCCTTCGCCTGAAAGAGAAGGGGGGGGCGACCAAGTTTCTCCGCGTACAGCCGCGGGTCAAGGAGATCCTGGTCACGACCAAGCTGATTCAGGTCTTGGAGGTATTCGACGATGAGGAGGAGGCGATCCGCTCTTTCGCGGAGGGAGGAAGCCGAAGCGTCCCGCGCCCCTAG
- a CDS encoding acylphosphatase — protein MGSGRFIPGRFRTGGGGEAPVEADGRVSDTIRRQLLVRGRVQGVGFRYFTRLEAERLGLTGFVRNLRDGGVEAEAQGPTEDVNRLTESVRQGPPGSRVDGVNVLARPVRENEEGFRIETTI, from the coding sequence ATGGGATCCGGACGGTTCATTCCCGGTCGTTTCCGAACCGGAGGAGGCGGTGAAGCTCCTGTGGAAGCAGATGGGAGAGTGAGCGACACGATCCGCAGGCAGCTCCTGGTGCGGGGCCGCGTGCAGGGGGTGGGATTCCGCTATTTCACACGCCTCGAGGCGGAGAGGCTCGGCCTGACCGGTTTCGTTCGAAACCTCCGGGACGGCGGCGTCGAGGCGGAGGCGCAAGGTCCGACGGAGGACGTGAACCGACTGACCGAGTCGGTCCGCCAAGGACCGCCCGGGTCGCGGGTCGACGGGGTGAACGTGCTCGCCCGTCCGGTCCGGGAAAACGAGGAAGGCTTCCGGATCGAGACCACGATCTGA
- a CDS encoding tetratricopeptide repeat protein, with translation MKKRQLKEDQFVTTTFQVAGYMQSHRNQVLLGVGGALFLVVVIFLFIQFRSGSVRSSQALLSQGVGMYQAGNYADAAYRLSTFLQSHPRHGEAGYAALVCGDSNFYLNRWDDAERYYRMALEKTREGDTIHFGARSGLAAVEEGRGRPLEAARLYEELGESQDDPERKAHLRFSAARCYRAGGEFSRAAALLADLDETKLDAIDLAGLDWLKKEVELADNGMARSTP, from the coding sequence TTGAAAAAAAGACAGCTGAAAGAGGATCAGTTCGTCACCACGACATTTCAGGTCGCGGGGTACATGCAGTCCCACCGTAACCAGGTTCTTCTGGGCGTCGGCGGGGCGCTTTTCCTCGTCGTGGTGATTTTCCTCTTCATCCAGTTCCGCAGCGGTTCCGTCCGCTCCAGCCAGGCTCTCCTGAGCCAGGGGGTCGGCATGTATCAGGCGGGGAACTACGCGGACGCCGCCTATCGTCTTTCCACTTTCCTCCAGTCCCATCCCCGTCACGGCGAAGCCGGGTATGCCGCGCTGGTTTGCGGCGATTCCAACTTTTACCTGAATCGCTGGGACGATGCCGAGAGGTACTACCGGATGGCGCTTGAAAAGACCCGGGAAGGGGATACGATCCACTTCGGCGCCCGATCCGGGCTCGCCGCCGTGGAGGAGGGGCGAGGGCGACCCTTGGAGGCGGCCCGTCTCTACGAGGAACTCGGCGAGTCTCAGGATGACCCGGAGAGAAAGGCGCATCTCCGCTTTTCCGCCGCCCGGTGTTATCGGGCGGGAGGCGAGTTTTCACGGGCGGCGGCGCTTCTCGCCGATTTGGACGAGACGAAGCTGGACGCCATCGATCTGGCCGGGTTGGATTGGCTGAAGAAGGAAGTGGAACTCGCCGACAACGGCATGGCTCGATCCACCCCCTGA
- a CDS encoding LptE family protein, with translation MLVFSAGCGYSLSGKTNPHIRTIAVPLFENESLEKGIEEILTAEIIDVIQENRVLSLTGERNADSVLLGKIVDYRRSVSSYDANEDVQEYKVEIVVSVEYEDRVKRKTLWKEPRMHGWSTYYVVPTAGYEVEEEEDAQLRAARKLAEDIKTKTVEGW, from the coding sequence GTGCTTGTCTTCTCCGCGGGGTGTGGTTACAGCCTCTCCGGGAAGACGAACCCCCACATCCGCACGATCGCCGTTCCCCTGTTCGAAAACGAATCTCTCGAAAAGGGAATCGAGGAGATCCTCACCGCGGAGATCATCGACGTGATTCAGGAAAACCGTGTCCTCTCCCTGACGGGCGAACGGAACGCCGATTCGGTTCTTCTCGGCAAGATCGTCGACTACAGGCGGAGCGTCTCCTCCTACGACGCGAATGAGGACGTGCAGGAGTACAAGGTGGAGATCGTCGTTTCCGTCGAATATGAGGATCGCGTGAAGAGGAAAACCCTCTGGAAAGAGCCTCGCATGCACGGCTGGTCCACCTACTATGTAGTCCCCACAGCGGGTTATGAAGTGGAGGAAGAGGAGGACGCTCAGCTCCGTGCCGCCCGCAAACTCGCCGAGGATATCAAGACCAAGACCGTCGAAGGCTGGTAA